A DNA window from Actinomycetota bacterium contains the following coding sequences:
- a CDS encoding glutamine synthetase family protein yields the protein MAEVEQVLEDWRKDGIGYVRFELPDMHGISRSKTIPIAHATDYASRGLNMYGGTSVLDSRSDVVPSTLYHEERGYGDQLLFPDPNSATVIPWADRTARFICDATWYDGQPLAATPRHVFRRALEKARSMGFEPVMGSEFEFYLLTPETHEPLFSGYQIFNTVRNDYVPTIRRILDEMPQAGVDIITSNCEYAGSQWEINFAPGSGLAGPDDAFTFKNGVKEIAKQDGYLATFMSKPWSDSAGSGCHTHLSLVNAESGENAFGDPDAADGLTEAARSFIGGLLKYAREIDAVIAPTVNCLRRRRRHTFSPTNISWGQEDRSALVRVKGGTPESRHVEYRAPSALSNPYLVGAALIQAGLRGIEEGLPAPEPSKPGVPAEDDDSFEKLPTDLEESLDALEQEPAAKEFFGEEFVAAYTTMRRYELSRFKDAVSDWERTEYLELF from the coding sequence ATGGCGGAGGTCGAGCAGGTCCTCGAGGACTGGCGGAAGGACGGGATCGGATACGTCCGTTTCGAGCTCCCGGACATGCACGGGATCTCGCGGTCGAAGACGATCCCGATCGCCCACGCGACCGATTACGCCTCGCGAGGGCTGAACATGTACGGGGGGACCAGCGTGCTCGATTCGCGTTCCGACGTCGTGCCGAGCACGCTCTACCACGAGGAGCGCGGATACGGGGACCAGCTGCTGTTTCCCGATCCGAATTCGGCGACGGTGATCCCGTGGGCTGACCGAACGGCTCGGTTCATCTGCGACGCGACGTGGTACGACGGTCAGCCGCTCGCGGCGACCCCGCGTCACGTGTTCCGTCGGGCGCTCGAAAAGGCCCGTTCGATGGGGTTCGAGCCGGTAATGGGTTCTGAGTTCGAGTTCTACCTCCTCACGCCCGAGACGCACGAGCCGCTGTTCTCGGGGTACCAGATCTTCAACACCGTTCGGAACGACTACGTCCCGACGATCAGGCGGATCCTCGACGAGATGCCACAGGCAGGGGTCGACATCATCACGTCGAACTGTGAGTACGCCGGCTCGCAGTGGGAGATCAACTTCGCTCCCGGCAGCGGGCTCGCCGGGCCGGACGATGCGTTCACGTTCAAGAACGGCGTGAAGGAGATCGCCAAGCAGGACGGCTACCTCGCGACGTTCATGAGCAAGCCGTGGAGCGATTCGGCCGGGAGCGGGTGCCACACGCACCTCTCGCTCGTGAACGCCGAGTCCGGGGAGAACGCGTTCGGTGATCCAGATGCGGCCGACGGGTTGACCGAAGCGGCTCGGTCGTTCATCGGCGGATTGCTCAAGTACGCCCGGGAGATCGACGCAGTCATCGCGCCGACGGTGAACTGCCTGCGTCGCAGGCGGCGCCACACGTTCAGCCCCACGAACATCTCGTGGGGTCAAGAGGATCGTTCGGCGCTCGTGCGAGTGAAGGGGGGCACGCCGGAAAGCAGGCACGTCGAATACCGTGCGCCATCGGCGCTGTCGAACCCGTATCTCGTGGGCGCTGCGCTCATCCAAGCCGGTCTCCGAGGGATCGAGGAGGGCCTTCCCGCTCCCGAGCCTTCGAAGCCCGGCGTGCCGGCGGAGGACGACGACTCGTTCGAGAAGCTGCCGACCGACCTCGAGGAGTCCCTGGACGCGCTCGAGCAGGAGCCGGCGGCAAAGGAGTTCTTCGGTGAGGAGTTCGTTGCCGCGTACACGACGATGCGGCGGTACGAGCTGTCGCGGTTCAAGGATGCGGTCTCGGACTGGGAGCGGACCGAGTACCTCGAGCTGTTCTGA
- a CDS encoding aminotransferase class III-fold pyridoxal phosphate-dependent enzyme: MPETFIESRRSHVLPLELTKPMPVVARGEGVWIEDSSGRRYLDAMSGGSMAATLGHGRRDIVAAARAQAEKLAFVHNERLTNPLQERLAAELVDVAPEGFTRVRFTVSGADANEMAIQLARSYHVERGEPERWQVISPTQAYHGPTMETLALTGRPGLHGPFGPYMPDHLHIPPSTWRFDPSGRAALDALDAAIDEADGTISAFFCEPISAAALPAYTPPGRFWEGLAERRERHRFLVCFDEVVTGVGRTGGWFAGAATACPPDIIATAKGLGAGYAAIGAVLVRDRVYDAIANGSRKFTLGHTWDGAPLSCAVGLAVLNALRSEGLIERVADRGPRLRDELERSIGDVAMVREVRGHGYLLGVSFVDPRDGESFLPRELRVGGRIDEAAFENGLITLSTQPTRDGYAADQTLFAPAFTATDDDLDEMVSRFADTVHHVAKEIEAELGMLSPTGGS; the protein is encoded by the coding sequence GTGCCTGAGACGTTCATTGAGAGCCGGCGTTCGCACGTGTTGCCTCTCGAGCTAACCAAGCCCATGCCGGTCGTCGCTCGCGGCGAGGGCGTGTGGATCGAGGACTCGTCCGGCCGCCGTTACCTCGACGCGATGAGCGGCGGCTCCATGGCGGCCACGCTCGGACACGGGCGCCGCGACATCGTCGCTGCGGCCCGGGCACAGGCCGAGAAGCTCGCGTTCGTCCACAACGAACGGCTGACGAACCCGCTGCAGGAACGGCTCGCAGCCGAGCTCGTCGACGTCGCGCCCGAGGGGTTCACGCGGGTGCGCTTCACGGTGAGCGGTGCCGACGCCAACGAGATGGCGATCCAGCTCGCGCGGAGCTATCACGTCGAGCGCGGCGAGCCCGAGCGGTGGCAGGTGATCTCGCCGACGCAGGCGTACCACGGGCCCACTATGGAAACGCTGGCGCTCACCGGACGACCTGGATTGCACGGCCCGTTCGGCCCGTACATGCCTGATCACCTCCACATCCCGCCGAGCACGTGGCGGTTCGACCCGTCCGGCCGGGCGGCGCTCGACGCGCTCGATGCGGCGATCGACGAGGCTGACGGAACAATCTCGGCGTTCTTCTGCGAACCGATCAGCGCCGCCGCACTCCCGGCATACACGCCGCCGGGCCGATTCTGGGAAGGACTCGCGGAGCGGCGTGAACGCCACAGGTTCCTCGTCTGCTTCGACGAGGTCGTCACCGGCGTGGGGCGAACGGGAGGATGGTTTGCCGGGGCGGCAACGGCGTGCCCGCCGGACATCATCGCTACTGCCAAGGGCCTCGGGGCGGGGTACGCCGCCATCGGAGCCGTCCTCGTGCGCGATCGCGTGTACGACGCGATCGCGAACGGCTCCCGGAAGTTCACTCTGGGGCACACGTGGGACGGCGCGCCGCTCTCGTGCGCCGTCGGTCTGGCCGTGCTGAACGCGCTCCGGTCGGAGGGCCTGATCGAACGCGTCGCCGACCGCGGCCCTCGTCTGCGGGACGAGCTCGAGCGTTCGATCGGGGACGTCGCCATGGTCCGCGAGGTTCGAGGCCACGGCTACCTGCTCGGCGTCTCGTTCGTCGACCCTCGCGACGGCGAGAGCTTCCTGCCGCGCGAACTGCGGGTGGGCGGTCGCATCGACGAGGCGGCGTTCGAGAACGGACTGATCACCTTGTCCACGCAGCCGACCCGCGACGGCTACGCCGCCGACCAGACCCTGTTCGCGCCGGCGTTCACGGCGACCGACGACGACTTGGACGAGATGGTGTCGCGGTTCGCCGACACCGTTCACCACGTGGCGAAAGAGATCGAGGCGGAGCTGGGGATGCTCTCGCCGACGGGAGGTTCCTAG
- a CDS encoding type 1 glutamine amidotransferase: protein MGSTDRRKLRALILQHEDPTPPGHVMEWLRSHDAEIEILRIDLEDREIDPTDYDLIVSLGSEYAAFDDTKTFVVREATLMRRAVDDDVPILGLCFGGQLLARVLGAENYRGEVAEIGWLPVRSEDAQLVPEGPWFQWHFDTFTKPPGATVIATTDAGLQAFVAGRSLGLQFHPEVTMDIMDEWVRVYRHELDGDGVDPDALLEETKRLADASKQNALQLFEHFYSDVAKLDERAEATDERAAG, encoded by the coding sequence ATGGGGTCGACCGACCGACGCAAGCTGCGCGCGCTGATCCTTCAGCACGAGGATCCAACCCCGCCTGGCCACGTCATGGAGTGGCTCCGCTCACACGACGCCGAGATCGAGATCCTCCGGATCGACCTCGAGGACCGCGAGATCGATCCGACCGACTACGACCTCATCGTCTCGCTCGGATCGGAGTACGCAGCGTTCGACGACACGAAGACGTTCGTCGTCCGCGAGGCGACGCTGATGCGCCGAGCCGTCGACGATGACGTACCGATCCTGGGTTTGTGCTTCGGCGGCCAGCTGCTCGCTCGGGTGCTCGGTGCAGAGAACTACCGGGGCGAGGTGGCTGAGATCGGTTGGCTCCCCGTGCGGAGCGAGGACGCGCAGCTCGTTCCGGAGGGGCCGTGGTTCCAGTGGCACTTCGACACGTTCACCAAGCCACCCGGCGCGACGGTCATCGCAACGACCGACGCCGGATTGCAGGCGTTCGTGGCGGGTCGTTCGCTCGGACTGCAGTTCCACCCCGAGGTGACCATGGACATCATGGACGAGTGGGTCCGCGTCTACCGCCATGAACTGGACGGCGACGGTGTCGATCCAGATGCGCTACTGGAGGAGACCAAACGGCTGGCGGACGCGAGCAAACAAAACGCCTTGCAGCTGTTCGAGCACTTTTACAGCGACGTGGCCAAGCTCGATGAACGCGCCGAGGCCACGGACGAGCGCGCGGCGGGCTGA
- a CDS encoding aminotransferase class III-fold pyridoxal phosphate-dependent enzyme translates to MTGTITSDRTSVFPRFLDLPYPNVERGEGVWLVTSEGERVIDASSGGAMVTCLGYGVPEIVAAAAEQADRIAYFYNHHFTSEPAERYADRLLEVAAPEMSRVRFVSGGSEANETALQLARLYQVERGEPERWRVISPAQSYHGSTMGTLALSGRSAVQEPYAPYLANHLHISPSTWRFDPSGEAALRELDRALQEAQGTVAAFFCEPISAAALPAYSAPDAFWLGLDERRREHGFLVCFDEVVTGFGRVGSWLAAHQLPIEPDIVAVGKSLGAGYAPLGGVMCRRHVYDAIEAGSGEFDLGHTWDGAPLSTAVGLAVLEAMVEKALVDRVRGRGPRLRQELEAAVGSFEIVREVRGRGFLLGIELVDPRDGGSFLPVELPVDELVDRTAFEHGVLVTSTHPQADGLAGDQVLLAPAYVSTDDELSQMIERFSAALNVVERKIKASL, encoded by the coding sequence GTGACCGGGACGATCACATCCGACCGAACGAGCGTCTTCCCGCGATTCCTCGACCTTCCGTACCCGAACGTCGAACGCGGCGAAGGCGTATGGCTCGTCACCTCGGAAGGCGAACGCGTCATCGACGCGTCGTCCGGCGGGGCGATGGTGACGTGCCTCGGATACGGCGTCCCCGAGATCGTTGCCGCGGCAGCCGAGCAGGCCGATCGCATCGCGTACTTCTACAACCATCACTTCACGAGCGAACCTGCCGAGCGTTACGCCGACCGCCTGCTCGAGGTCGCCGCCCCAGAGATGTCGCGGGTGCGGTTCGTCTCGGGAGGTTCAGAGGCGAATGAGACCGCTCTGCAGCTCGCTCGCCTGTATCAGGTAGAACGCGGCGAGCCCGAACGCTGGCGGGTGATCTCGCCGGCACAGAGCTACCACGGCTCGACGATGGGAACGCTCGCGCTGAGCGGTAGAAGCGCCGTGCAGGAGCCCTACGCCCCGTATCTGGCGAACCACCTGCACATCTCGCCGAGCACGTGGCGGTTCGATCCGTCGGGGGAAGCGGCTCTTCGCGAGCTCGACCGAGCGCTCCAAGAGGCGCAGGGCACGGTCGCCGCCTTCTTCTGCGAACCGATCAGCGCGGCCGCGCTTCCCGCCTACTCGGCCCCGGATGCGTTCTGGCTGGGACTCGACGAACGGCGCCGAGAGCACGGGTTCCTCGTTTGCTTCGACGAGGTGGTCACGGGTTTCGGCCGGGTGGGGAGTTGGCTCGCCGCTCACCAGCTGCCGATCGAGCCCGACATCGTCGCGGTCGGCAAGAGCCTTGGCGCGGGCTACGCGCCGCTTGGGGGCGTGATGTGCCGTCGACACGTCTACGACGCGATCGAGGCCGGCTCCGGAGAGTTCGACCTCGGTCACACCTGGGACGGCGCGCCCCTTTCGACGGCGGTCGGCCTGGCGGTCCTCGAGGCGATGGTCGAGAAGGCGCTGGTCGACCGCGTTCGCGGCCGTGGACCGCGTCTGCGACAGGAGCTCGAGGCGGCCGTCGGTTCGTTTGAGATCGTCCGGGAGGTTCGCGGCCGCGGGTTCTTGCTCGGGATCGAGCTCGTCGATCCTCGCGACGGCGGATCCTTCTTGCCCGTCGAGCTCCCCGTCGACGAGCTCGTCGATCGGACCGCGTTCGAGCACGGCGTGCTCGTGACGTCGACCCATCCGCAGGCGGACGGGCTGGCCGGCGATCAGGTCCTCCTTGCGCCTGCCTACGTGAGCACCGACGACGAGCTCTCTCAGATGATCGAGCGCTTCTCTGCGGCCCTAAACGTCGTCGAGAGAAAGATCAAGGCCTCCCTGTGA
- a CDS encoding glutamine synthetase family protein: MTTREEFVLLGVPDVHGQIRGKALRPDAFETAVERGTVMTDLILGLDPVDAPITDYERFGIKTGAADLIVRPDTDTLRELAWRPGWRVCLATPSWPDGSPCELSSREVFRSIVHDVSSLGHEVMSAIEYEIRIWDAQGAPTSTGVSYSLQEIGGYEGFLADLVPALESLGIELSAVHTEAGPGLLELNVKPRRGIAAADDAALLKFGVKHVAASRGLRASFLAKTNPGEEGSSGHVHMSCWTDDTNAFAAGDPSAEAPAVFASAIGGVVEHLPAASLLLNPTVNSYKRLVPGWFAPINATWGYENRSCAVRAIRSEREDLWRFECRRPGADANPYLALAAIAASAADGIRRQAKPPEPIEGDAYARPDLPGLPGSLEASLRAFEADAVLRRALGEGFSEYYATSRAWELKAWRETVTDWERERYERAV; this comes from the coding sequence GTGACCACGCGCGAGGAGTTCGTCCTGCTCGGCGTTCCCGACGTGCACGGCCAGATCCGGGGGAAGGCGCTTCGGCCGGACGCGTTCGAGACCGCCGTCGAGCGCGGCACCGTGATGACGGACCTGATCCTGGGGCTCGATCCAGTGGACGCGCCGATCACCGACTACGAGCGGTTCGGCATCAAAACGGGCGCGGCGGACCTGATCGTTCGTCCCGACACGGACACGTTGCGCGAGCTCGCGTGGCGGCCGGGATGGCGCGTGTGTCTCGCCACGCCGAGCTGGCCCGACGGGTCGCCGTGTGAGCTCTCATCACGCGAGGTCTTCCGGTCCATCGTCCACGACGTTTCGTCGCTCGGGCACGAGGTGATGTCGGCGATCGAGTACGAGATCCGGATCTGGGACGCGCAGGGCGCGCCGACCTCGACGGGCGTCAGCTACTCGCTTCAGGAGATCGGCGGCTACGAGGGATTCCTGGCCGACCTCGTTCCCGCGCTCGAGAGCCTCGGGATCGAACTGTCGGCGGTTCACACCGAGGCGGGGCCGGGTCTTCTCGAGCTCAACGTGAAGCCTCGACGGGGGATCGCTGCGGCCGACGACGCCGCGCTGTTGAAGTTCGGGGTCAAGCACGTCGCCGCGTCACGCGGGCTCCGCGCCAGCTTCCTGGCGAAGACGAACCCGGGCGAGGAAGGGTCGAGCGGCCACGTCCACATGTCGTGCTGGACGGACGACACGAACGCGTTCGCGGCGGGAGATCCCTCGGCCGAGGCCCCCGCGGTGTTCGCTTCGGCGATCGGCGGCGTGGTCGAGCACCTCCCGGCAGCTTCGCTCCTCCTCAATCCCACCGTGAATTCCTATAAGCGCCTCGTCCCCGGTTGGTTCGCCCCGATCAACGCGACGTGGGGGTACGAGAACCGGTCGTGCGCCGTCCGCGCGATCCGTTCTGAGCGAGAAGACCTGTGGCGGTTCGAGTGCCGAAGGCCGGGAGCCGACGCGAACCCGTATCTGGCGCTCGCGGCGATCGCGGCATCCGCGGCCGACGGCATCCGAAGGCAAGCCAAGCCGCCGGAGCCGATCGAGGGCGACGCGTACGCGCGACCCGATCTCCCGGGGCTACCGGGTTCGCTCGAAGCCTCTCTGCGTGCGTTCGAAGCCGATGCCGTCCTCCGACGGGCGTTGGGCGAGGGCTTCAGCGAGTACTACGCCACGTCTCGCGCGTGGGAGTTGAAGGCATGGCGCGAGACGGTGACCGACTGGGAGCGAGAGCGGTACGAGCGGGCGGTATAG
- a CDS encoding GrpB family protein produces the protein MTGYRPLVAVVAYHLADDRVPRWPHGGYGVPGPYLDRLRAAGARTAIISPSESGAAEEILEPFDGLMLVGGGDVDPSRYGQEPSENIYGVEPDRDALEIDVLHAADELGIPTLCICRGMQIMNVAFGGTLLQHLPEVPGTQEHGTPVADERTLHEVRSDERSHLRATTGVEVISCSSHHHQAPDRIGEGLLATGWTADGIVEAIERERDDQDERPYEAGWMLGVQWHPEDTAASDPAQQSLFDALSNLARWRGSRAKPGVRGGRNREYGLVDYDTAWPTMFEEESARIRAALGDVAARIEHVGSTAVPGLAAKPVIDIQVSVRSMMPRDRFVAPLVGLGYEFRPDPIDTEHEYFKKEENGVPTYQIHVCPVGSEWERRHLAFRDHLRVNPVDAVRYAELKRRLAAEHPRDIIAYVEGKTPFIREVERQRVGSAERRLGS, from the coding sequence GTGACCGGGTACCGGCCGCTCGTCGCCGTCGTCGCGTATCACCTCGCGGACGATCGCGTTCCCCGGTGGCCACACGGCGGATACGGGGTTCCGGGACCGTATCTCGATCGGTTGCGTGCGGCGGGCGCTCGCACCGCGATCATCTCGCCGAGCGAGAGCGGCGCCGCCGAGGAGATCCTCGAACCGTTCGACGGGCTGATGCTGGTCGGCGGCGGTGACGTGGACCCCAGCCGCTACGGACAGGAGCCGAGCGAGAACATCTACGGCGTCGAGCCCGACCGAGACGCGCTCGAGATCGACGTCCTGCACGCGGCGGACGAGCTCGGCATCCCCACGCTCTGCATCTGTCGCGGCATGCAGATCATGAACGTGGCGTTCGGCGGCACGCTCCTGCAGCACCTTCCGGAAGTTCCGGGGACCCAGGAGCACGGCACGCCGGTCGCGGACGAACGCACCCTGCACGAGGTTCGTAGCGACGAACGGAGCCACCTGCGCGCCACGACGGGGGTCGAGGTGATCTCGTGCTCGTCACACCATCATCAAGCGCCCGACCGGATCGGTGAAGGCCTCCTCGCCACGGGATGGACGGCCGACGGCATCGTGGAGGCGATCGAACGCGAGCGCGACGACCAAGACGAGCGTCCGTACGAGGCGGGGTGGATGCTCGGCGTTCAGTGGCACCCGGAGGACACTGCTGCGAGTGATCCGGCACAGCAGTCGTTGTTCGATGCGCTGTCGAACCTGGCGCGGTGGCGTGGCTCACGCGCGAAGCCGGGCGTCCGCGGCGGACGCAACCGCGAGTACGGGCTCGTCGACTACGACACGGCGTGGCCGACGATGTTCGAGGAGGAGTCCGCGCGGATTCGCGCGGCGCTCGGTGACGTCGCCGCGCGTATCGAGCACGTCGGATCGACAGCGGTACCGGGTCTCGCCGCCAAGCCCGTGATCGACATCCAGGTCTCGGTGCGATCGATGATGCCTCGGGACCGGTTCGTCGCTCCCCTCGTCGGACTCGGGTACGAGTTCCGGCCCGACCCCATCGACACGGAGCACGAGTACTTCAAGAAAGAAGAGAACGGGGTCCCGACGTACCAGATCCACGTGTGTCCCGTGGGAAGCGAGTGGGAACGGCGGCATCTGGCGTTCCGCGACCATCTCCGGGTGAATCCCGTCGACGCTGTTCGATACGCGGAGCTGAAGCGGCGCCTGGCGGCGGAACATCCGCGCGACATCATTGCGTACGTCGAGGGCAAGACGCCCTTCATCCGCGAGGTCGAGCGGCAACGGGTCGGTTCAGCGGAGCGAAGGCTCGGGTCGTAG
- a CDS encoding adenylate/guanylate cyclase domain-containing protein, with translation MTVLFADLAGFTSMSEGMDPEAVKALAEHCAGLMSAEVRRFGGTVSSVMGDAIMALFGAPIAHEDDPERAVRAAVAMRQRIAAVEGAPKRLELHVGINTGETMAGLIGPDEARDYTAMGDTTNTAARLMSAAPAGFIYMAKETYRATRNAVVSRPADPVTAKGKSEPLTVWEVVEVSPLPTERPIGTTPLIGRVSELGELMDLWSGVRRKARPARALVLGPPGIGKTRLLGEFVDRMGTAAGLLRGRCLPYGEGITYWPVIEMVMGSAGILHDDDEATTSAKLGRLVQALRTTDRDELQTIATALSSLLAVPATPRGTYRAATITRGELHWGIRRLFELKASASPLVLLFEDLHWAEPTLLELLDLVTDDATGAILVLGSGRPELADSWSSARANGDRRLILLDALSTEESESLIGTLLPAGVSGREPLNAVLRAAAGNPLFLEEMVGMLADAGLLDERGLHLEESVPVPGSIHGLIGSRLDLLPDDDRRVAQLSSVVGLVFWSGLVSDLRGGGDVLDAIGRLEARDLVRPHPESSIADEREFAFKHALIRDVAYSRLPKKRRSELHARCADWVSRLSGTDDELIEIVAYHLESACTLARELGPGAPAESRRRAAEALSRAAEKAERREGTAEADRFFARALDLVGEEHEEAVTELRLRRSRTLIALGQSKEATEVLLRVADEAVSFGRLDLQGRALVGLANVAQKRGQATQARGHVSEAAAIADAIADPWLKVRTAYESAAIRADFEGEVDGAVGDLSSGLETADELGDLSLRIEGHLRIGTILATAGRLRDAEAHLERCARLAEQTGSLRDDARAAYLLAYVRNYLGRPVDAEPLAARAAEWLERTGDRYFQIQNLLLLGRLTLTRGALDEAARWIREAVPMAVDVGGWLLVETNRYLVEVLLLDGELDAAWAAASVAAEAVPEEDAFARAESLLSAALISAAEGDESATAKMAQALELMAEQSVPIELAEARISCARILGKQGRADEARRHFNDVRASLQGTEARTLIALADAAAVAYGEGTG, from the coding sequence GTGACGGTTCTCTTCGCCGACCTCGCGGGGTTCACCTCGATGTCCGAGGGCATGGATCCCGAAGCCGTGAAAGCGTTGGCAGAGCACTGCGCCGGACTGATGAGCGCGGAAGTGCGTCGGTTCGGTGGCACCGTTTCCAGCGTGATGGGTGACGCGATCATGGCGCTCTTCGGAGCGCCAATCGCTCACGAGGACGACCCCGAGCGCGCGGTTCGAGCGGCCGTCGCGATGCGGCAGCGCATCGCCGCAGTCGAGGGAGCTCCGAAGAGACTCGAGCTCCACGTTGGCATCAACACCGGCGAGACGATGGCCGGTCTGATCGGACCGGACGAGGCCCGCGACTACACGGCCATGGGGGATACGACCAATACCGCAGCGCGGCTCATGAGCGCCGCGCCGGCGGGCTTCATCTACATGGCGAAGGAGACGTACCGCGCCACGCGTAATGCCGTCGTGAGCCGTCCTGCCGACCCGGTCACGGCGAAGGGGAAGTCCGAACCCCTGACTGTCTGGGAGGTCGTCGAGGTCTCGCCGCTTCCGACGGAGCGACCGATCGGCACGACCCCGCTCATCGGCCGGGTCTCCGAGCTGGGCGAACTCATGGATCTGTGGAGCGGCGTGCGGCGAAAAGCCCGGCCTGCTCGAGCGCTGGTGCTCGGCCCTCCTGGCATCGGGAAGACGCGTCTGCTCGGTGAGTTCGTCGACCGGATGGGCACGGCTGCCGGCCTGCTGCGCGGGCGTTGCCTGCCGTACGGGGAGGGCATCACGTACTGGCCGGTCATCGAGATGGTGATGGGCTCGGCCGGCATCCTGCACGACGACGACGAGGCCACGACGTCGGCGAAGCTCGGGCGCCTCGTCCAGGCGCTTCGGACGACGGACCGCGACGAACTGCAGACCATCGCCACCGCGCTCTCGTCGTTGCTGGCGGTTCCGGCGACGCCAAGGGGCACGTATCGCGCCGCGACGATCACGCGCGGTGAGCTTCATTGGGGGATCCGCCGGCTGTTCGAGCTGAAGGCATCCGCGTCCCCGCTCGTCCTCCTGTTCGAGGACCTTCACTGGGCGGAGCCGACGTTGCTCGAGCTGCTGGATCTCGTGACCGACGATGCCACCGGAGCCATCCTCGTTCTCGGGTCGGGACGCCCGGAGCTCGCGGACTCATGGAGCTCGGCCCGGGCCAACGGAGATCGACGGCTGATCCTGCTCGACGCGCTCTCGACCGAGGAGAGCGAGTCGTTGATCGGGACGCTTCTCCCGGCGGGAGTGAGTGGGCGGGAGCCGCTCAACGCGGTCCTTCGTGCTGCCGCGGGCAACCCGCTCTTCCTCGAGGAGATGGTGGGGATGCTCGCGGACGCCGGGCTGCTCGACGAACGCGGTCTTCATCTCGAGGAGAGCGTGCCAGTGCCCGGGAGCATCCACGGACTCATCGGCTCGCGTCTGGATCTCCTGCCGGACGACGACCGTCGCGTCGCGCAACTTTCCTCTGTGGTGGGGTTGGTGTTCTGGTCTGGGCTGGTGAGCGATCTGCGGGGTGGCGGCGACGTCCTCGACGCCATCGGCCGGTTGGAGGCGCGCGATCTCGTGCGTCCGCATCCGGAGTCGAGCATCGCCGACGAACGAGAGTTCGCGTTCAAGCACGCACTCATCCGGGACGTCGCGTACAGCCGACTGCCGAAGAAGAGGCGATCGGAGCTCCACGCCAGATGCGCCGACTGGGTCTCCCGGCTCTCGGGGACCGACGACGAACTGATCGAGATCGTCGCGTACCACCTCGAGTCGGCGTGCACGCTGGCACGAGAGCTTGGGCCGGGAGCACCCGCGGAATCACGCCGGCGCGCCGCGGAGGCGCTGTCCCGGGCTGCTGAGAAAGCCGAGCGTCGCGAGGGAACCGCCGAAGCCGATCGCTTCTTCGCTCGAGCCCTCGACCTGGTCGGCGAGGAACACGAGGAAGCGGTGACCGAACTTCGTCTGCGCCGGTCCCGAACGCTCATCGCCCTCGGTCAGTCGAAGGAGGCGACGGAAGTCCTCCTCCGCGTCGCCGACGAGGCCGTCTCGTTCGGTCGTCTCGACCTGCAAGGTCGTGCGCTGGTCGGCCTGGCCAACGTGGCTCAGAAGCGCGGCCAGGCCACGCAGGCCCGCGGTCATGTATCGGAGGCCGCCGCGATCGCCGACGCGATCGCAGATCCATGGCTGAAGGTCCGGACCGCGTACGAGTCCGCCGCGATCCGAGCAGATTTCGAAGGTGAGGTCGATGGCGCCGTCGGCGATCTCTCGTCGGGCCTCGAGACCGCGGACGAGTTGGGCGACCTCTCGCTTCGCATCGAGGGCCACCTCCGGATCGGAACGATCCTGGCGACGGCGGGAAGGCTCCGCGACGCAGAGGCCCACCTCGAACGATGCGCTCGGCTGGCCGAACAGACGGGCAGCCTTCGCGACGACGCTCGAGCTGCGTACCTCCTGGCCTACGTAAGGAACTATCTCGGTCGGCCGGTGGACGCCGAGCCGCTCGCGGCCCGCGCGGCCGAATGGCTCGAACGCACCGGCGACCGGTACTTCCAGATCCAGAACCTGCTGCTGCTCGGCAGGCTCACGCTCACCCGCGGCGCACTTGACGAGGCGGCGCGATGGATCCGGGAGGCAGTACCAATGGCTGTCGACGTGGGTGGCTGGTTGCTCGTCGAGACCAACCGGTATCTCGTCGAGGTCTTGTTGCTCGACGGAGAGTTGGACGCCGCGTGGGCTGCTGCTTCGGTCGCGGCCGAAGCCGTCCCCGAGGAAGACGCGTTCGCAAGGGCCGAGTCGCTCCTGTCGGCCGCTCTGATCTCCGCAGCGGAAGGCGACGAATCGGCGACTGCGAAGATGGCTCAAGCGCTCGAGCTCATGGCGGAACAGAGCGTGCCCATCGAGCTGGCCGAGGCTCGCATCTCGTGCGCAAGGATCCTCGGCAAGCAGGGGCGGGCCGACGAGGCGAGGCGTCACTTCAACGACGTCCGGGCCTCCCTTCAAGGAACGGAGGCCCGGACCCTGATCGCTCTCGCCGACGCGGCTGCCGTCGCGTACGGCGAGGGGACCGGCTGA